One genomic window of Arachis stenosperma cultivar V10309 chromosome 10, arast.V10309.gnm1.PFL2, whole genome shotgun sequence includes the following:
- the LOC130956271 gene encoding uncharacterized protein LOC130956271, whose protein sequence is MVKQSTQLKELKTQTQQPQFKELEIEVERQISAIRVVRDVEIERLLMELRLVRSCFSEEQLRKPMLQVFEETLPSLSIVKDGGNGKFDVKWKERGSRMSTTCGGVGRDLHASLFQRLSIAFPSECPSSVPQFGGFEYSSNTGRTGFLGDENLHFKDFDLMRHKIGVFEEPCEAQTLTSQEGLQTPNVSSQRLSVGMTPKTLRLPKPGEMLLSVHGSPLGVYKENNMEAIYESEEG, encoded by the exons ATGGTCAAACAATCAACTCAATTGAAGGAACTTAAAACCCAAACGCAGCAACCTCAATTCAAGGAGCTTGAAATCGAAG TGGAGCGTCAAATCAGTGCAATTAGGGTGGTTCGTGATGTTGAGATCGAGAGATTGTTGATGGAACTTCGTTTGGTTCGGTCGTGTTTCAGTGAGGAACAGCTCCGGAAGCCAATGCTGCAGGTCTTCGAAGAAACCTTACCGAGTCTCTCAATTGTGAAAGATGGTGGGAATGGGAAATTCGATGTGAAGTGGAAAGAGAGAGGGAGCAGAATGTCCACGACCTGTGGTGGTGTAGGAAGAGATTTGCACGCTTCTCTGTTCCAGAGGCTTTCAATTGCTTTTCCTTCGGAATGTCCTTCTTCGGTTCCTCAGTTTGGTGGTTTTGAATACTCTAGCAATACTG GGAGAAcaggatttcttggtgatgaaaATCTTCATTTTAAGGACTTT GACTTGATGCGACATAAAATTGGG GTTTTTGAGGAGCCATGTGAAGCTCAGACTCTCACAAGTCAAGAAGGTCTTCAGACTCCCAAT GTGAGTAGTCAGCGCTTGTCTGTTGGGATGACACCCAAAACCCTTAGACTGCCGAAACCTGGCGAGATGCTTCTCTCTGTCCATGGATCACCTCTTGGTGTTTACAAGGAAAATAACATGGAAGCTATATATG AGTCAGAAGAAGGTTAA
- the LOC130954159 gene encoding mediator of RNA polymerase II transcription subunit 21-like: protein MDIISQLQEQVNLIAHLAFNTIGTLQRDAPPNRLSPHYPEPPPHPTEDGSNFSEQPKLMSAGLVKAAKQFDALVAALPISEGGEEAQIKRIADLQAENDAIGQELQKQLEAAEKELNQVQDLFKRASDNCLNLKKPE, encoded by the exons ATGGATATAATTTCTCAATTACAAGAACAAGTTAATTTGATTGCACATCTTGCTTTCAATACCATTGGGACCTTGCAAAGGGATGCTCCTCCTAATCGGCTCTCACCACATTATCCTGAACCACCTCCTCATCCTACCGAGGATGGCTCAAACTTCTCTGAACAGCCCAAGCTGATGAGTGCTGGTTTGGTGAAGGCTGCTAAACAG TTTGATGCATTAGTTGCGGCACTTCCAATATCCGAGGGAGGTGAAGAAGCGCAGATTAAAAGGATTGCTGACCTACAG GCTGAGAATGATGCTATAGGCCAAGAACTACAGAAGCAACTCGAAGCTGCAG AGAAGGAATTAAATCAAGTTCAGGATTTGTTTAAACGAGCGTCAGataactgtttgaatttgaagaaaccTGAATGA
- the LOC130954157 gene encoding uncharacterized protein LOC130954157 isoform X3: protein MVTTTMLSVPNMRTLETRLGAGSYLAQPCFWCSCNFNPTVSLSVVSCKIQKPATGLTTKKTKLNSSDSLNQTVGGHNKEKKRRVFFLDVNPLCYEGSKPSLHSFLRWLSLFLSQVSHTDPVIAVVDGERGSEHRRQLLPSYKAQRTKFMRHLSSSQRLSKGYVGKSYQVISDVLRKCNVPIIKVDGHEADDVVATLAGQVLDKGFRVVIASPDKDFKQLISEDVQIVMPLPELRRWSFYTLKHYKDQYNCDPQSDLSLRCIVGDEVDGVPGIQHVVPSFGRKTAVKLIKKHGSLENLLGAAAIRTVGKPYAQDALTKYADYLRRNYQVLALNRYVIQNIYLQIHIFPYSGPKN from the exons ATGGTTACTACTACTATGTTGTCTGTCCCGAACATGAGAACACTGGAAACAAGGTTGGGGGCAGGGTCTTACCTTGCTCAACCTTGTTTTTGGTGCAGCTGCAACTTCAATCCCACAGTTTCATTGTCAGTAGTATCATGTAAAATTCAAAAGCCTGCCACAGGACTTACTACCAAGAAAACGAAGCTTAATTCTTCAGACTCATTGAATCAAACAGTTGGTGGGCACAacaaggagaagaagagaagagtgtTCTTTTTAGATGTTAATCCACTCTGTTACGAAGGAAGCAAACCTAGCTTGCACTCTTTTCTTCGATGGCTCTCTCTTTTCCTCTCCCAAGTCAGCCATACTGACCCTGTCATTGCT GTTGTTGACGGAGAAAGAGGTAGTGAGCATCGTAGACAATTACTACCTTCTTATAAAGCACAGAGAACAAAGTTCATGAGACACTTATCATCTTCACAGAGACTTTCAAAAGGCTATGTTGGCAAGTCCTATCAAGTTATCAGCGATGTTCTTCGAAAATGCAATGTGCCT ATTATAAAAGTCGATGGCCATGAAGCCGATGATGTTGTGGCTACACTTGCAGGACAAGTTCTTGATAAAGGATTTCGAGTGGTGATAGCCTCCCCTGATAAGGATTTCAAACAGCTTATCTCTGAAGATGTGCAAATAGTTATGCCATTGCCGGAGTTAAGAAGGTGGTCTTTCTACACCCTGAAGCACTACAAAGATCAGTATAATTGTGACCCCCAATCTGATCTGAGTCTTA GATGTATTGTAGGTGATGAAGTAGATGGTGTTCCTGGTATCCAACATGTGGTCCCTAGTTTTGGTCGAAAGACTGCTGTAAAACTTATTAAGAAGCATGGATCATTGGAAAATTTATTAGGTGCAGCTGCAATAAGGACTGTGGGCAAACCATATGCACAAGATGCCCTTACAAAGTATGCCGATTACTTACGCCGAAACTATCAAGTTCTTGCCTTGAATAG GTATGTGATTCAGAATATCTACCTTCAGATTCATATTTTTCCTTACTCTGGGCCAAAGAATTG A
- the LOC130954157 gene encoding uncharacterized protein LOC130954157 isoform X2: MVTTTMLSVPNMRTLETRLGAGSYLAQPCFWCSCNFNPTVSLSVVSCKIQKPATGLTTKKTKLNSSDSLNQTVGGHNKEKKRRVFFLDVNPLCYEGSKPSLHSFLRWLSLFLSQVSHTDPVIAVVDGERGSEHRRQLLPSYKAQRTKFMRHLSSSQRLSKGYVGKSYQVISDVLRKCNVPIIKVDGHEADDVVATLAGQVLDKGFRVVIASPDKDFKQLISEDVQIVMPLPELRRWSFYTLKHYKDQYNCDPQSDLSLRCIVGDEVDGVPGIQHVVPSFGRKTAVKLIKKHGSLENLLGAAAIRTVGKPYAQDALTKYADYLRRNYQVLALNRYVIQNIYLQIHIFPYSGPKNWYMKNWHAKNFMLHS; the protein is encoded by the exons ATGGTTACTACTACTATGTTGTCTGTCCCGAACATGAGAACACTGGAAACAAGGTTGGGGGCAGGGTCTTACCTTGCTCAACCTTGTTTTTGGTGCAGCTGCAACTTCAATCCCACAGTTTCATTGTCAGTAGTATCATGTAAAATTCAAAAGCCTGCCACAGGACTTACTACCAAGAAAACGAAGCTTAATTCTTCAGACTCATTGAATCAAACAGTTGGTGGGCACAacaaggagaagaagagaagagtgtTCTTTTTAGATGTTAATCCACTCTGTTACGAAGGAAGCAAACCTAGCTTGCACTCTTTTCTTCGATGGCTCTCTCTTTTCCTCTCCCAAGTCAGCCATACTGACCCTGTCATTGCT GTTGTTGACGGAGAAAGAGGTAGTGAGCATCGTAGACAATTACTACCTTCTTATAAAGCACAGAGAACAAAGTTCATGAGACACTTATCATCTTCACAGAGACTTTCAAAAGGCTATGTTGGCAAGTCCTATCAAGTTATCAGCGATGTTCTTCGAAAATGCAATGTGCCT ATTATAAAAGTCGATGGCCATGAAGCCGATGATGTTGTGGCTACACTTGCAGGACAAGTTCTTGATAAAGGATTTCGAGTGGTGATAGCCTCCCCTGATAAGGATTTCAAACAGCTTATCTCTGAAGATGTGCAAATAGTTATGCCATTGCCGGAGTTAAGAAGGTGGTCTTTCTACACCCTGAAGCACTACAAAGATCAGTATAATTGTGACCCCCAATCTGATCTGAGTCTTA GATGTATTGTAGGTGATGAAGTAGATGGTGTTCCTGGTATCCAACATGTGGTCCCTAGTTTTGGTCGAAAGACTGCTGTAAAACTTATTAAGAAGCATGGATCATTGGAAAATTTATTAGGTGCAGCTGCAATAAGGACTGTGGGCAAACCATATGCACAAGATGCCCTTACAAAGTATGCCGATTACTTACGCCGAAACTATCAAGTTCTTGCCTTGAATAG GTATGTGATTCAGAATATCTACCTTCAGATTCATATTTTTCCTTACTCTGGGCCAAAGAATTGGTATATG AAGAATTGGCATGCCAAAAATTTTATGTTGCATAGTTAG
- the LOC130954157 gene encoding uncharacterized protein LOC130954157 isoform X1 — MVTTTMLSVPNMRTLETRLGAGSYLAQPCFWCSCNFNPTVSLSVVSCKIQKPATGLTTKKTKLNSSDSLNQTVGGHNKEKKRRVFFLDVNPLCYEGSKPSLHSFLRWLSLFLSQVSHTDPVIAVVDGERGSEHRRQLLPSYKAQRTKFMRHLSSSQRLSKGYVGKSYQVISDVLRKCNVPIIKVDGHEADDVVATLAGQVLDKGFRVVIASPDKDFKQLISEDVQIVMPLPELRRWSFYTLKHYKDQYNCDPQSDLSLRCIVGDEVDGVPGIQHVVPSFGRKTAVKLIKKHGSLENLLGAAAIRTVGKPYAQDALTKYADYLRRNYQVLALNRHVNVQLLEEWLVDRNTNNDKIALSTFLKYLEGSKE, encoded by the exons ATGGTTACTACTACTATGTTGTCTGTCCCGAACATGAGAACACTGGAAACAAGGTTGGGGGCAGGGTCTTACCTTGCTCAACCTTGTTTTTGGTGCAGCTGCAACTTCAATCCCACAGTTTCATTGTCAGTAGTATCATGTAAAATTCAAAAGCCTGCCACAGGACTTACTACCAAGAAAACGAAGCTTAATTCTTCAGACTCATTGAATCAAACAGTTGGTGGGCACAacaaggagaagaagagaagagtgtTCTTTTTAGATGTTAATCCACTCTGTTACGAAGGAAGCAAACCTAGCTTGCACTCTTTTCTTCGATGGCTCTCTCTTTTCCTCTCCCAAGTCAGCCATACTGACCCTGTCATTGCT GTTGTTGACGGAGAAAGAGGTAGTGAGCATCGTAGACAATTACTACCTTCTTATAAAGCACAGAGAACAAAGTTCATGAGACACTTATCATCTTCACAGAGACTTTCAAAAGGCTATGTTGGCAAGTCCTATCAAGTTATCAGCGATGTTCTTCGAAAATGCAATGTGCCT ATTATAAAAGTCGATGGCCATGAAGCCGATGATGTTGTGGCTACACTTGCAGGACAAGTTCTTGATAAAGGATTTCGAGTGGTGATAGCCTCCCCTGATAAGGATTTCAAACAGCTTATCTCTGAAGATGTGCAAATAGTTATGCCATTGCCGGAGTTAAGAAGGTGGTCTTTCTACACCCTGAAGCACTACAAAGATCAGTATAATTGTGACCCCCAATCTGATCTGAGTCTTA GATGTATTGTAGGTGATGAAGTAGATGGTGTTCCTGGTATCCAACATGTGGTCCCTAGTTTTGGTCGAAAGACTGCTGTAAAACTTATTAAGAAGCATGGATCATTGGAAAATTTATTAGGTGCAGCTGCAATAAGGACTGTGGGCAAACCATATGCACAAGATGCCCTTACAAAGTATGCCGATTACTTACGCCGAAACTATCAAGTTCTTGCCTTGAATAG ACATGTAAATGTTCAACTTTTGGAAGAGTGGTTAGTTGACAGAAACACAAACAATGATAAAATTGCACTATCCACCTTTTTGAAATATTTGGAAGGAAGTAAAGAGTGA
- the LOC130954832 gene encoding FHA domain-containing protein PS1-like, with amino-acid sequence MASKSKAEEEEEVKIPVFTVLKNNTILKNIFIVNKPPSPSASRSSHEDVLMVGRHPDCDLMLTHPSISRFHLQIRSKPSSQSLFVQDLSSVHGTWISGKKVEAGASVEMKAGDTLKIGVSSRVYRLHWIPINRAYDMENLFLSQLEAVPEEEQQEEEEERKQMLKNCIPVEEEEIQSVDSILKCISSLFLDENFGVTKENVILAASPVLEEMKSQCRDEMIGFPSSAVENKLSDSIIEVHSPPGVESAAKCVETWTDYWSESTCMKAVKVVGQGTEMQGFYTPPGKIPSQLSSCENQWSCLLFNTDPASFEEECVAKAIIHTESEYECTAKDTGKVTDILSAGGGVCSYDDTCRSVEEVIPYTNGKHIEVEVGVDSLPDGEKEDPCGEELPLDEILEDIGNKYTAGICSSSLQLESENSSMASETVLSIRNNKTLQYNMETFGSCKEAMAKKSTNSNIWSRRGKAANAPQIQTSKSASRRSKASADEEEDDDDEIFTPDKENFSPNTLQLLCSKKMGMLEEVKPSKSQRSQKDLFSVLDGVKEELFAPDQENLSPNILRLHNLAKKSILEETKCSKAQCSQNSERLFSANIYPDENIIPSSHKENEAPKVSPEHKSRRKPFGSLELAQCSKSSNRKIMAASKKENATPKLAQEPKSQRKPFGNHIELATDTMTLDNRVARVPFQLLIDAGGTTRPVSAAKGIDVSKDGRMFDMHINHSDICWDQKRSWDMVVDTATLMNKESRNALQLLQGLKGTQLIVPRSVIRELDSKKRQYSIFKRNSEASLALEWIEDCMVKTRWWIHVQSSMEEERLIAPTPPASPRTQFNEESWTFPAAILEIASPTAEDQILDFALSYKRRKNDGQLVLLSEDVTLKIKSMAEGLLCEPAQEFRASLVNPFSERFLWTNSSPRGQTWSCQDDHVLREKYCRLPVRKSSKGAASGLKLILLHNSQYGK; translated from the exons ATGGCTTCCAAATCAAaagctgaagaagaagaggaggtaAAGATCCCAGTTTTCACAGTGCTGAAGAACAACACGATCCTGAAGAACATCTTCATTGTCAACAAGCCCCCGTCACCGTCAGCCTCAAGAAGCTCTCACGAAGATGTTCTGATGGTTGGTCGCCACCCTGATTGCGATCTCATGCTCACTCACCCCAGCATCAGCCGATTCCACCTCCAAATCCGTTCCAAACCCTCCTCTCAATCTCTCTTCGTTCAAGATTTATCTTCCG TTCACGGGACATGGATTTCTGGGAAGAAGGTGGAAGCTGGAGCTAGCGTGGAGATGAAGGCAGGTGACACGCTCAAGATCGGGGTTTCCAGCAGGGTTTATCGTCTCCATTGGATTCCCATTAACCGTGCCTATGATATGGAAAACCTATTTCTGTCCCAGCTTGAGGCGGTTCCAGAGgaagaacaacaagaagaggaagaggagagaAAACAG ATGTTGAAGAATTGTATTcctgttgaagaggaagaaattCAGTCAGTGGATTCAATTCTCAAGTGTATCTCCTCTTTATTCCTTGATGAGAATTTCGGAGTTACCAAAGAAAATGTGATTCTAGCCGCATCCCCCGTGTTGGAAGAAATGAAGAGTCAATGCAGAGATGAAATGATTGGATTTCCAAGCTCTGCTGTTGAAAATAAACTCTCTGACTCTATAATAGAGGTTCATTCACCACCTGGTGTGGAATCAGCTGCCAAATGTGTTGAGACGTGGACAGATTATTGGTCAGAGAGTACATGTATGAAAGCTGTGAAAGTTGTTGGCCAGGGAACTGAGATGCAGGGATTCTACACTCCACCTGGCAAAATTCCTTCTCAATTGTCGTCCTGTGAAAATCAGTGGTCCTGCTTGCTTTTTAATACTGATCCTGCATCTTTCGAGGAAGAATGTGTAGCCAAGGCTATAATACATACAGAATCTGAGTATGAGTGTACAGCCAAAGATACTGGAAAGGTTACTGACATTTTATCTGCTGGAGGAGGAGTGTGCAGTTACGACGACACATGCAGGTCAGTTGAGGAAGTAATTCCTTATACGAATGGTAAACACATCGAAGTTGAAGTTGGTGTGGATTCACTACCTGATGGAGAGAAAGAAGATCCATGTGGTGAAGAGTTACCACTGGATGAGATACTTGAAGATATTGGAAACAAATACACTGCTGGTATCTGCTCCTCATCACTTCAGCTAGAGTCGGAGAATTCGTCAATGGCTTCAGAAACTGTTCTGAGTATTAGGAATAACAAGACCCTCCAATATAATATGGAAACCTTTGGAAGTTGCAAAGAAGCAATGGctaaaaaatcaacaaatagTAATATTTGGTCAAGAAGGGGTAAAGCTGCCAATGCTCCCCAAATTCAAACCAGCAAGAGCGCATCTAGGAGGAGCAAGGCTAGTGCTGATGAGGAAGAAGACGACGATGATGAAATCTTCACTCCAGATAAGGAAAACTTCAGTCCAAATACCCTTCAATTGCTATGCTCCAAAAAGATGGGCATGCTTGAAGAAGTTAAGCCTTCCAAGTCTCAAAGGTCGCAGAAGGATCTTTTCTCTGTTTTGGATGGAGTGAAAGAAGAATTATTTGCTCCAGATCAGGAAAATCTCAGCCCAAATATTCTTAGACTGCATAATCTGGCAAAGAAGAGTATTCTCGAAGAAACTAAATGTTCCAAAGCTCAATGTTCACAAAATTCAGAGAGGCTGTTTAGTGCCAACATCTATCCAGATGAAAATATAATTCCCTCCTCACACAAAGAGAATGAAGCTCCAAAAGTATCCCCAGAACACAAATCACGAAGAAAGCCTTTTGGCAGTCTTGAGTTGGCACAGTGCTCAAAAAGTTCAAATCGAAAGATAATGGCCGCTTCAAAGAAAGAGAACGCAACTCCAAAACTAGCCCAAGAACCGAAGTCGCAAAGAAAACCTTTTGGCAATCATATTGAGCTGGCAACAGATACTATGACACTGGATAACAGAGTGGCAAGGGTGCCCTTCCAACTTCTAATAGATGCAGGAGGGACCACCCGTCCTGTTTCTGCTGCAAAAGGCATTGATGTTAGTAAGGATGGACGAATGTTTGACATGCACATCAACCATTCG GATATTTGCTGGGACCAAAAGAGGAGCTGGGATATGGTTGTGGACACTGCAACTCTTATGAACAAGGAATCAAGGAATGCTCTACAGCTTTTACAAGGTCTCAAGGGAACTCAATTAATCGTCCCAAGATCAG TCATAAGGGAGCTGGACAGTAAGAAGAGACAGTACTCGATTTTTAAAAGAAACTCAGAGGCTTCCTTGGCACTAGAATGGATTGAGGACTGTATGGTGAAGACAAGATGGTGGATTCATGTCCAAAGCTCAATGGAagaagaaaggttgattgctccTACTCCACCTGCTTCTCCTCGAACTCAGTTTAATGAAGAGAGTTGGACTTTTCCTGCTGCGATTTTGGAAATAGCTTCACCGACAGCGGAAGATCAAATCCTTGACTTTGCTCTTTCATATAAAAGAAGGAAAAATGATGGACAACTTGTCCTGCTTAGTGAGGATGTCACTTTGAAGATCAAAAGCATGGCAGAG GGGTTGCTCTGTGAACCAGCGCAGGAATTTCGCGCGAGCCTGGTGAATCCATTCTCAGAGAGGTTCCTATGGACCAACAGCTCTCCTCGAGGGCAGACTTGGTCTTGTCAGGATGATCATGTTTTGAGGGAGAAATACTGTCGTCTGCCGGTGAGGAAGTCATCAAAGGGTGCTGCAAGTGGATTGAAGCTCATTCTGCTTCACAATTCTCAGTATGGAAAATGA
- the LOC130956202 gene encoding uncharacterized protein LOC130956202 isoform X1 translates to MEEVKSAVEEHMDLMADLVQKLSSELRAGLRPAYDNFIGFFHAIDWKEPWLIGLVGFHIVLLLVTIITRRKTNFQMCLFLLTLAGVYLAERLNTVLRMNSKSFSSQNYFDPNGLFISVLWSGPLLVIAMIILINTLFSLCYLIVRWKRAELRHRASIARSKEE, encoded by the exons ATGGAGGAGGTGAAATCTGCAGTGGAGGAGCAcatggatctcatggcggatctcgtCCAGAAGCTGTCTTCCGAGCTTCGTGCCGGCCTCCGCCCCGCATACGATAACTTCATCGGCTTCTTCCATGCCATTGATTGGAAG GAACCATGGTTGATTGGTTTGGTTGGGTTCCACATAGTGTTGCTTCTTGTGACTATCATCACCAGGAGGAAAACTAACTTCCAGATGTGTTTGTTTCTTCTCACAT TGGCTGGTGTATATCTCGCTGAGAGGCTTAACACTGTTCTGAGGATGAACTCGAAAAGCTTCTCTAGTCAAAACTATTTTGATCCAAATGGACTATTTATCTCAGTTCTTTGGTCGGGGCCCCTTCTTGTCATTGCTATGATAATTCTG ATCAACACACTTTTCTCCTTGTGTTACTTGATTGTTAGGTGGAAAAGAGCTGAACTAAGACATCGTGCAAGCATTGCTCGTAGTAAGGAGGAATAG
- the LOC130956202 gene encoding uncharacterized protein LOC130956202 isoform X2 — MEEVKSAVEEHMDLMADLVQKLSSELRAGLRPAYDNFIGFFHAIDWKEPWLIGLVGFHIVLLLVTIITRRKTNFQMCLFLLTLAGVYLAERLNTVLRMNSKSFSSQNYFDPNGLFISVLWSGPLLVIAMIILVEKS; from the exons ATGGAGGAGGTGAAATCTGCAGTGGAGGAGCAcatggatctcatggcggatctcgtCCAGAAGCTGTCTTCCGAGCTTCGTGCCGGCCTCCGCCCCGCATACGATAACTTCATCGGCTTCTTCCATGCCATTGATTGGAAG GAACCATGGTTGATTGGTTTGGTTGGGTTCCACATAGTGTTGCTTCTTGTGACTATCATCACCAGGAGGAAAACTAACTTCCAGATGTGTTTGTTTCTTCTCACAT TGGCTGGTGTATATCTCGCTGAGAGGCTTAACACTGTTCTGAGGATGAACTCGAAAAGCTTCTCTAGTCAAAACTATTTTGATCCAAATGGACTATTTATCTCAGTTCTTTGGTCGGGGCCCCTTCTTGTCATTGCTATGATAATTCTG GTGGAAAAGAGCTGA